A single genomic interval of Daucus carota subsp. sativus chromosome 1, DH1 v3.0, whole genome shotgun sequence harbors:
- the LOC108227417 gene encoding uncharacterized protein LOC108227417 isoform X1 has protein sequence MDKETIPLTEGDALKLQLKSNELEVITNPSNVLEYSDSELPKVIYARMLSGRAINKIGLKNMFESIWQRKAGVTIEDYTDGIIILKFESEAVKNRIIRGQPWAFGGSYLILIEADAMTQITAESFQKIPFWVQVHGIPPGLLAKPYGEKLGKEIANSMGEFMEFDPTHQSSFMRFRVGLDSTKALLRGKFLNLDKNKDNIWVSFRYERLSKFCSFCGHINHIQKDCAALLEELERGHNPTLQYTASLKATGLNYSPYQVVRQEQEVNTKQTPVVDDSSQMALKTQIVDSNAKRLKTGITSYGESVGVAANIKNKKEAVDEAGSGRQSLPKRVQKEGQEDNTPQFKKK, from the exons ATGGATAAAGAAACAATCCCATTAACTGAGGGTGATGCTTTGAAGCTACAGCTAAAGTCCAATGAGCTTGAAGTTATCACCAATCCATCTAATGTTTTGGAGTACAGTGATTCAGAGCTCCCAAAAGTCATCTATGCAAGAATGCTATCAGGAAGAGCTATCAACAAGATTGGGCTGAAGAACATGTTCGAGTCTATATGGCAGAGAAAAGCAGGGGTGACGATAGAGGACTATACTGATGGTATTATTATTCTGAAATTTGAGTCAGAAGCGGTTAAAAATAGAATAATTAGAGGGCAACCATGGGCCTTCGGAGGAAGTTATCTAATCTTGATTGAGGCTGATGCTATGACTCAAATAACTGCAGAATCCTTCCAGAAGATCCCCTTCTGGGTACAAGTACATGGGATCCCTCCAGGTCTCCTTGCAAAGCCTTATGGCGAAAAGTTGGGTAAAGAAATAGCCAATTCAATGGGCGAATTTATGGAGTTTGACCCCACACACCAAAGCAGCTTCATGCGGTTTAGAGTAGGCTTGGACTCCACAAAAGCTCTACTTAGGGGAAAATTTCTGAATCTAGACAAGAACAAGGACAACATATGGGTCTCATTCCGTTATGAGAGGCTATCTAAGTTCTGCTCCTTTTGTGGTCACATAAATCATATCCAGAAAGATTGTGCAGCGTTACTTGAAGAGCTGGAAAGGGGACATAACCCAACACTTCAGTATACTGCTTCACTAAAAGCTACTGGGTTAAACTACAGTCCCTATCAGGTGGTAAGACAAGAGCAGGAGGTAAACACTAAGCAGACACCAGTGGTTGACGACTCTTCTCAAATGGCTCTAAAAACACAAATAGTGGACTCTAATGCCAAGCGGCTGAAAACTGGAATTACAAGTTATG GTGAAAGTGTAGGTGTTGCAGCaaacataaaaaacaaaaaggaaGCGGTGGATGAGGCGGGCAGTGGTCGCCAGAGTCTACCAAAAAGGGTGCAAAAGGAAGGGCAGGAAGATAACACACCACAATTTAAGAAGAAATGA
- the LOC108227417 gene encoding uncharacterized protein LOC108227417 isoform X3 yields the protein MLSGRAINKIGLKNMFESIWQRKAGVTIEDYTDGIIILKFESEAVKNRIIRGQPWAFGGSYLILIEADAMTQITAESFQKIPFWVQVHGIPPGLLAKPYGEKLGKEIANSMGEFMEFDPTHQSSFMRFRVGLDSTKALLRGKFLNLDKNKDNIWVSFRYERLSKFCSFCGHINHIQKDCAALLEELERGHNPTLQYTASLKATGLNYSPYQVVRQEQEVNTKQTPVVDDSSQMALKTQIVDSNAKRLKTGITSYGESVGVAANIKNKKEAVDEAGSGRQSLPKRVQKEGQEDNTPQFKKK from the exons ATGCTATCAGGAAGAGCTATCAACAAGATTGGGCTGAAGAACATGTTCGAGTCTATATGGCAGAGAAAAGCAGGGGTGACGATAGAGGACTATACTGATGGTATTATTATTCTGAAATTTGAGTCAGAAGCGGTTAAAAATAGAATAATTAGAGGGCAACCATGGGCCTTCGGAGGAAGTTATCTAATCTTGATTGAGGCTGATGCTATGACTCAAATAACTGCAGAATCCTTCCAGAAGATCCCCTTCTGGGTACAAGTACATGGGATCCCTCCAGGTCTCCTTGCAAAGCCTTATGGCGAAAAGTTGGGTAAAGAAATAGCCAATTCAATGGGCGAATTTATGGAGTTTGACCCCACACACCAAAGCAGCTTCATGCGGTTTAGAGTAGGCTTGGACTCCACAAAAGCTCTACTTAGGGGAAAATTTCTGAATCTAGACAAGAACAAGGACAACATATGGGTCTCATTCCGTTATGAGAGGCTATCTAAGTTCTGCTCCTTTTGTGGTCACATAAATCATATCCAGAAAGATTGTGCAGCGTTACTTGAAGAGCTGGAAAGGGGACATAACCCAACACTTCAGTATACTGCTTCACTAAAAGCTACTGGGTTAAACTACAGTCCCTATCAGGTGGTAAGACAAGAGCAGGAGGTAAACACTAAGCAGACACCAGTGGTTGACGACTCTTCTCAAATGGCTCTAAAAACACAAATAGTGGACTCTAATGCCAAGCGGCTGAAAACTGGAATTACAAGTTATG GTGAAAGTGTAGGTGTTGCAGCaaacataaaaaacaaaaaggaaGCGGTGGATGAGGCGGGCAGTGGTCGCCAGAGTCTACCAAAAAGGGTGCAAAAGGAAGGGCAGGAAGATAACACACCACAATTTAAGAAGAAATGA
- the LOC108220780 gene encoding uncharacterized protein LOC108220780: protein MANEEWLDYYPNNSLRHLDYYHSDHRVLYLSLQKVDLITPNKRKRSRFRFENMWIREPECKEIIKSNWETMNQQSLMSTINNIEQCSKQLILWNQAKFGSLAKEIKNTHRQLAQLHDGRQRLDTTEELKATEMKLNELLLKEEIYWKQRSRILWLKEGDQNTKFFHQRANVRNKTNLIKGLFNEENEWCSDEMEFSAIIQRFYENLFTSSLPSADKIDELLTAVQP, encoded by the exons ATGGCAAATGAGGAATGGTTGGACTATTACCCGAACAATTCTTTAAGACATCTTGATTATTATCACTCAGATCATAGAGTCCTATATCTTTCTCTTCAAAAAGTGGATTTGATCACACCCAACAAGAGGAAAAGGTCAAGGTTCAGGTTTGAGAACATGTGGATTAGAGAACCGGAATGTAAAGAGATTATTAAATCAAACTGGGAGACAATGAATCAACAATCCCTGATGTCTACTATAAATAACATTGAGCAATGCTCCAAGCAGCTGATACTTTGGAATCAGGCCAAGTTTGGATCTCTGGCAAAAGAGATTAAGAATACACATCGTCAACTTGCACAATTGCATGATGGTCGACAAAGATTAGACACAACCGAGGAACTAAAAGCAACGGAGATGAAGTTAAATGAATTATTGCTCAAAGAAGAGATTTATTGGAAACAAAGATCAAGGATCTTATGGCTAAAAGAAGGGGACCAGAACACAAAATTTTTCCACCAGAGAGCTAATGTAAGGAACAAAACAAATCTCATAAAAG GCTTGTttaatgaagaaaatgaatGGTGCTCAGATGAGATGGAATTTAGTGCAATAATCCAAAGATTCTATGAGAATCTTTTTACCTCATCGTTACCATCGGCTGATAAAATTGATGAGTTGCTGACAGCTGTACAACCATAA
- the LOC108227417 gene encoding uncharacterized protein LOC108227417 isoform X2 has protein sequence MDKETIPLTEGDALKLQLKSNELEVITNPSNVLEYSDSELPKVIYARMLSGRAINKIGLKNMFESIWQRKAGVTIEDYTDGIIILKFESEAVKNRIIRGQPWAFGGSYLILIEADAMTQITAESFQKIPFWVQVHGIPPGLLAKPYGEKLGKEIANSMGEFMEFDPTHQSSFMRFRVGLDSTKALLRGKFLNLDKNKDNIWVSFRYERLSKFCSFCGHINHIQKDCAALLEELERGHNPTLQYTASLKATGLNYSPYQVVRQEQEVNTKQTPVVDDSSQMALKTQIVDSNAKRLKTGITSESVGVAANIKNKKEAVDEAGSGRQSLPKRVQKEGQEDNTPQFKKK, from the exons ATGGATAAAGAAACAATCCCATTAACTGAGGGTGATGCTTTGAAGCTACAGCTAAAGTCCAATGAGCTTGAAGTTATCACCAATCCATCTAATGTTTTGGAGTACAGTGATTCAGAGCTCCCAAAAGTCATCTATGCAAGAATGCTATCAGGAAGAGCTATCAACAAGATTGGGCTGAAGAACATGTTCGAGTCTATATGGCAGAGAAAAGCAGGGGTGACGATAGAGGACTATACTGATGGTATTATTATTCTGAAATTTGAGTCAGAAGCGGTTAAAAATAGAATAATTAGAGGGCAACCATGGGCCTTCGGAGGAAGTTATCTAATCTTGATTGAGGCTGATGCTATGACTCAAATAACTGCAGAATCCTTCCAGAAGATCCCCTTCTGGGTACAAGTACATGGGATCCCTCCAGGTCTCCTTGCAAAGCCTTATGGCGAAAAGTTGGGTAAAGAAATAGCCAATTCAATGGGCGAATTTATGGAGTTTGACCCCACACACCAAAGCAGCTTCATGCGGTTTAGAGTAGGCTTGGACTCCACAAAAGCTCTACTTAGGGGAAAATTTCTGAATCTAGACAAGAACAAGGACAACATATGGGTCTCATTCCGTTATGAGAGGCTATCTAAGTTCTGCTCCTTTTGTGGTCACATAAATCATATCCAGAAAGATTGTGCAGCGTTACTTGAAGAGCTGGAAAGGGGACATAACCCAACACTTCAGTATACTGCTTCACTAAAAGCTACTGGGTTAAACTACAGTCCCTATCAGGTGGTAAGACAAGAGCAGGAGGTAAACACTAAGCAGACACCAGTGGTTGACGACTCTTCTCAAATGGCTCTAAAAACACAAATAGTGGACTCTAATGCCAAGCGGCTGAAAACTGGAATTACAA GTGAAAGTGTAGGTGTTGCAGCaaacataaaaaacaaaaaggaaGCGGTGGATGAGGCGGGCAGTGGTCGCCAGAGTCTACCAAAAAGGGTGCAAAAGGAAGGGCAGGAAGATAACACACCACAATTTAAGAAGAAATGA